In Nycticebus coucang isolate mNycCou1 chromosome 9, mNycCou1.pri, whole genome shotgun sequence, the following are encoded in one genomic region:
- the HIF1A gene encoding hypoxia-inducible factor 1-alpha isoform X2 — translation MEGAGGANDKKKISSERRKEKSRDAARSRRSKESEVFYELAHQLPLPHNVSSHLDKASVMRLTISYLRVRKLLDAGDLDVEDEMKAQMNCFYLKALDGFVMVLTDDGDMIYISDNVNKYMGLTQFELTGHSVFDFTHPCDHEEMREVLTHRSGPVKKGKEQNTQRSFFLRMKCTLTSRGRTMNIKSATWKVLHCTGHIHVYDTDKNQSQCGYKKPPMTCLVLICEPIPHPSNIEIPLDSKTFLSRHSLDMKFSYCDERITELMGYEPEELLGRSIYEYYHALDSDHLTKTHHDMFTKGQVTTGQYRMLAKRGGYVWVETQATVIYNTKNSQPQCIVCVNYVVSGIIQHDLIFSLQQTECVLKPVESSDMKMTQLFTKVESEDTSSLFDKLKKEPDALTLLAPAAGDTIISLDFGSNDTETDDQQLEEVPLYNDVMLPSPNEKLQNLNLAMSPLPASETPKPLRSSADPALNQEVALKLEPNPESLELSLTMPQIQDQPPSPSDGSTRQSSPEPTSPSEYCFYVDSDMVNEFKLELVEKLFAEDTEAKNPFSTQDTDLDLEMLAPYIPMDDDFQLRSFDQLSPLESGSSSPQGTTTEFQQTHTEEPTLNATTNTATTDELKPVAKDGVDDIKILIVSPSPPHHVHKETTSATRSPYSDAPSRTASPTRAGKGVPEQTEKSHPRSPNMLSVALSQRATVTKEELNPKILALQNAQRKRKMEHDGSLFQAVGIGTLLQQPDDQATPTSLSWKRVKGCKSSEQNGMEQKTIILIPSDLACRLLGQSLDESGLPQLTSYDCEVNAPVQGSRNLLQGEELLRALDQVN, via the exons GATAAGTTCTGAACGTCGTAAAGAAAAGTCTAGAGATGCAGCCAGATCGCGGCGAAGTAAAGAGTCTGAAGTCTTTTATGAGCTGGCTCACCAGTTGCCTCTTCCTCACAATGTGAGCTCACATCTTGATAAGGCTTCTGTCATGAGGCTCACCATCAGCTATTTGCGTGTGAGGAAACTTCTGGATGCTG GTGATTTGGATGTTGAAGATGAAATGAAGGCACAGATGAATTGCTTTTATCTGAAAGCCCTGGATGGTTTTGTTATGGTTCTCACGGATGATGGAGACATGATTTACATTTCTGATAATGTGAACAAATACATGGGATTAACTCAG TTTGAGCTGACTGGACACAGTGTTTTTGATTTTACTCATCCGTGTGACCACGAGGAGATGAGAGAGGTGCTCACTCACAGGAGTG GCCCTGTGAAAAAAGGTAAAGAGCAAAACACACAGCGAAGCTTTTTTCTCAGAATGAAGTGTACTTTAACTAGTCGAGGGAGAACTATGAACATAAAGTCTGCAACATGGAAG GTGCTTCACTGCACAGGCCATATTCATGTGTACGACACCGACAAGAACCAGTCTCAGTGTGGGTATAAGAAGCCGCCCATGACGTGCTTGGTGCTGATCTGTGAACCCATTCCTCACCCATCCAATATTGAAATTCCTTTAGATAGCAAGACTTTTCTCAGTCGACACAGCCTGGACATGAAATTTTCTTACTGTGATGAAAG AATCACTGAATTGATGGGATATGAGCCAGAAGAACTTTTGGGTCGCTCAATTTATGAATATTATCATGCTTTGGATTCTGATCATCTGACCAAAACTCATCATGATA TGTTTACTAAGGGACAGGTCACCACAGGACAGTACAGGATGCTTGCCAAAAGAGGTGGATACGTTTGGGTTGAAACTCAAGCAACCGTCATCTATAACACCAAGAACTCTCAACCACAATGCATTGTTTGTGTAAATTATGTTGTGAG TGGTATTATTCAGCACGACTTGATTTTCTCCCTTCAACAAACAGAATGTGTCCTTAAACCAGTTGAATCTTCAGATATGAAAATGACTCAGCTGTTCACCAAAGTTGAATCAGAGGATACAAGTAGTCTCTTTGATAAACTTAAAAAGGAACCCGATGCTTTAACTTTGCTGGCCCCAGCAGCTGGAGACACAATCATATCTTTAGATTTTGGCAGCAATG ACACAGAAACTGATGACCAACAACTCGAGGAAGTTCCATTGTATAATGATGTAATGCTTCCCTCACCCAATGAAAAATTACAGAATTTAAATTTGGCAATGTCTCCACTACCTGCCTCTGAAACTCCAAAGCCACTTCGAAGTAGTGCTGACCCTGCACTCAATCAAGAAGTTGCATTAAAATTAGAACCAAACCCAGAGTCGCTGGAGCTGTCTCTCACCATGCCCCAGATTCAGGATCAGCCACCCAGTCCTTCTGACGGAAGCACTAGACAGAGTTCCCCTGAG CCTACCAGTCCCAGCGAATATTGTTTTTATGTGGATAGTGACATGGTCAATGAATTCAAGTTGGAATTGGTAGAAAAACTTTTTGCTGAAGACACAGAAGCAAAGAATCCATTTTCTACTCAG GACACTGACTTAGACCTGGAGATGTTAGCCCCCTATATCCCAATGGATGATGACTTCCAGTTACGTTCCTTCGATCAGTTGTCACCTTTAGAAAGTGGTTCCTCAAGCCCTCAAGGCACCACTACGGAATTCCAGCAGACTCACACAGAAGAACCTACTCTTAATGCCACCACTAACACCGCCACCACTGATGAATTAAAACCAGTGGCAAAAGATGGTGTGGACGACATTAAAATACTGATTGTATCTCCATCTCCTCCCCACCACGTACATAAAGAGACGACTAGTGCCACAAGATCGCCATACAGTGATGCTCCAAGTCGGACCGCCTCCCCTACCAGAGCAGGAAAAGGAGTCCCAGAACAGACAGAAAAGTCACATCCAAGAAGCCCTAACATGTTATCTGTTGCTTTGAGTCAAAG agctaCCGTCACTAAGGAAGAACTAAATCCAAAGATACTAGCTTTGCAGAATGCTCAGAGAAAGCGAAAAATGGAACATGATGGTTCACTTTTTCAAGCAGTAGGAATT GGAACATTATTACAGCAGCCAGATGATCAAGCAACTCCTACATCACTTTCTTGGAAGCGTGTAAAAGGATGCAAATCTAGTGAACAGAATGGAATGGAGcaaaagacaattattttaatACCCTCTG ATCTAGCATGTAGACTGCTGGGGCAATCACTGGATGAGAGTGGATTACCACAGCTGACCAGTTACGATTGTGAAGTTAATGCTCCTGTACAAGGCAGCAGAAACCTACTGCAGGGGGAAGAATTACTCAGAGCTTTGGATCAAGTTAACTGa